Proteins encoded by one window of Erwinia pyrifoliae DSM 12163:
- a CDS encoding sensor histidine kinase, translating into MKRTYLYVIILALIFTVMIFSTINKFNGVREQYKTIEPNLDNYSTAEITILAFERMKVALLGTDNGDEFLIKKKIFDSKLKIIENKSNEPEDFFYDDEFLILLKKLKNQSNLLGTLYSEYSTGAIEKAKILAFMNDMQPTLTDLQEIIYKIQISHFNATKDIIKDNSSYTKYYALLCIFLSFILIMLLWRYITKLKETLLKKNVFISAIYHELSSSIQKIQLSSEMIDIHNDVFGATRYINNIKLHSNKIFHQTREILEYSKIEIGNIQLNESTFYLKDLIHEVTSSFDNTNGNAITINCTSKNGRIRSDKQKLLSIIINLMDNANKNTKNGTIYLSLKLVNSFLYLYVKDNGCGFDIKNINTLYRPFNQGAEKETRQGLGLGLTIIKNYVKIFNGKIRARSRLNTGSTFLVRIAVEPE; encoded by the coding sequence ATGAAAAGAACGTATCTTTATGTCATTATCCTTGCATTGATCTTTACCGTAATGATTTTCAGCACGATCAATAAATTTAATGGCGTAAGAGAACAGTATAAAACTATCGAGCCTAATCTGGATAACTATTCAACTGCCGAAATTACGATCCTTGCATTTGAACGCATGAAAGTGGCATTACTGGGTACTGATAACGGTGATGAATTTTTGATTAAAAAGAAAATTTTTGATTCTAAATTAAAGATTATTGAAAACAAATCTAATGAACCCGAAGATTTTTTCTACGATGACGAATTTCTTATTTTATTAAAAAAACTAAAAAACCAAAGTAACCTGTTAGGCACTCTCTATTCTGAATATTCAACGGGCGCAATTGAAAAAGCAAAGATCCTTGCTTTTATGAATGATATGCAACCGACCCTGACAGACCTGCAGGAGATTATTTACAAAATTCAAATAAGTCACTTCAACGCAACTAAAGACATTATTAAAGATAACTCGTCCTACACTAAATACTATGCTTTGTTATGTATATTTCTCTCTTTTATACTGATTATGCTTTTGTGGCGATACATTACTAAATTGAAAGAAACGCTGCTAAAGAAAAATGTATTCATTTCAGCAATATATCATGAACTATCCAGTTCCATTCAAAAAATACAGCTATCTTCAGAAATGATAGACATTCACAACGATGTATTCGGTGCTACCAGATACATCAACAATATCAAGCTGCATTCAAATAAAATATTTCATCAGACCAGAGAAATCCTTGAATACTCAAAAATTGAGATAGGTAATATACAACTCAACGAATCCACCTTTTATTTGAAGGATCTGATTCATGAAGTGACATCGTCCTTTGATAATACCAATGGCAACGCGATAACCATCAATTGCACATCAAAAAACGGGCGAATCCGCTCTGATAAACAGAAGCTGCTGTCGATTATCATAAACTTAATGGATAATGCTAACAAAAACACTAAAAATGGCACTATTTACCTATCGCTGAAACTCGTTAATTCCTTCCTTTATCTGTACGTGAAGGATAACGGATGTGGTTTTGATATAAAGAATATCAACACGCTTTATCGCCCTTTCAATCAGGGTGCTGAAAAAGAGACCCGGCAAGGACTGGGTTTGGGACTGACCATTATTAAGAATTACGTCAAAATTTTTAATGGCAAAATCAGAGCCAGATCGCGCCTGAATACGGGTTCAACATTTCTGGTGCGCATTGCTGTAGAACCTGAATAG